Proteins from a genomic interval of Neodiprion lecontei isolate iyNeoLeco1 chromosome 2, iyNeoLeco1.1, whole genome shotgun sequence:
- the LOC107224114 gene encoding protein lin-7 homolog C yields MATIGEPLTLARDVKRSIELLDKLQKSGEVPATKLAALQKVLQSDFLNAVREVYEHVYETVDIQGSQDVRASATAKATVAAFAASEGHAHPRVVELPKTEEGLGFNVMGGKEQNWPIYISRIIPGGVADRHGGLKRGDQLLSVNGVCVEGENHDKPVELLKQAQNSVKLVVRYTPRLLEEMESRYDKLGAARRRQRVQ; encoded by the exons ATGGCAACGATTGGAGAACCTCTCACATTAGCCAGAG ATGTTAAAAGATCGATCGAACTTCTCGACAAACTACAAAAGA GTGGCGAAGTACCGGCTACAAAGTTAGCAGCACTGCAGAAGGTACTTCAAAGCGACTTTCTCAATGCAGTAAGAGAAGTCTATGAACATGTGTATGAGACCGTTGATATTCAG GGTTCTCAAGATGTGCGTGCTTCCGCCACAGCTAAGGCAACTGTGGCTGCGTTTGCAGCTAGTGAAGGACATGCCCATCCGCGAGTTGTCGAATTGCCAAAAACAGAGGAGGGTCTTGGATTCAACGTAATGGGAGGAAAAGAGCAAAACTGgcctatatacatatctagAATTATTCCAGGGGGTGTGGCTGACAGACACGGTGGTTTGAAACGTGGTGACCAGCTACTCTCTGTTAATGGCGTG TGTGTTGAAGGCGAGAATCATGATAAACCTGTGGAATTACTGAAACAAGCCCAAAACTCAGTGAAGTTAGTTGTTCGGTATACTCCTCGTCTTCTGGAAGAAATGGAATCGCGGTATGACAAACTAGGGGCTGCACGTAGGCGCCAACGTGTGCAATAG